A portion of the Carya illinoinensis cultivar Pawnee chromosome 11, C.illinoinensisPawnee_v1, whole genome shotgun sequence genome contains these proteins:
- the LOC122281853 gene encoding ankyrin repeat-containing protein BDA1-like, which yields MDPSHPTINLSDAAQHGNIPALYSAIKTDPEVLDNIDKIPFIETPLHTAALRGQTEFAMEIMMLKPSFARKLDQDGFTPMHLALKFRKNLLVRRLLDVDKDLVRVRGRGGVSPLHYVTEIGELDLLVEFLKACPKSIEDVTNRRETALHIALKNDRFDAFELLVGWLRRDWFMDADRMEKKLLNWSDENGDTPLHLAVSTNDDQVVRCFVNCTSVDKDRKNSEDQTALEILEQMHEGGKREIIKNMIHRAKIFQSLFQLLTLIFPSPPLSEVADLRTFLISHFSIFENYYIFMFRQIMELGNDTRTMLLVVVTLVVTVTYQAALSPPGGVWQDNFNAETGTGASESVVSQPSHHAGRVIMSTSKSCLFFTLNTLTFFMCNMTIIFLLIPVGFTRILVIVPIWALTSCYCASTYTIFPTVSSFNYLLLLLQLIPCTLLFSRMKIGKRG from the exons ATGGATCCAAGTCATCCGACGATTAATTTGAGTGATGCTGCTCAACATGGAAACATCCCGGCATTGTACTCGGCAATAAAGACGGATCCGGAAGTTTTGGACAACATTGATAAAATTCCATTTATTGAGACTCCTTTACACACGGCCGCATTAAGAGGACAGACAGAGTTTGCCATGGAGATAATGATGTTGAAGCCATCATTTGCTAGGAAGCTCGATCAAGATGGCTTCACCCCCATGCACCTTgctttgaaatttagaaaaaaccTACTTGTGCGCCGGCTACTTGATGTTGATAAAGACCTTGTCCGTGTACGAGGAAGGGGGGGAGTGTCTCCTTTGCATTATGTAACCGAAATTGGAGAACTGGATCTTTTGGTTGAATTTCTGAAAGCCTGCCCAAAGTCTATTGAAGATGTGACAAATCGAAGGGAGACTGCTCTCCATATCGCCCTTAAAAACGACAGATTCGATGCTTTTGAGTTGCTGGTGGGTTGGCTTCGTCGGGACTGGTTTATGGATGCAGACcggatggaaaagaaattgcTGAATTGGTCAGATGAGAATGGCGACACTCCGTTGCACCTTGCTGTCTCAACAAATGATGACCAG GTCGTGAGGTGCTTTGTGAATTGTACATCAGTAGATAAGGACAGAAAGAACTCGGAAGATCAAACAGCTCTTGAAATCTTAGAACAGATGCATGAAGGTGGCAAGCGAGAGATCATTAAGAATATGATACATCGTGCCAAGATATTCCAGTCATTATTCCAATTATTGACTCTAATATTCCCGTCTCCTCCTCTTTCTGAAGTTGCAGACCTGAGAACATTCTtaatctctcatttctcaatttTTGAGAACTATTACATATTCATGTTTCGTCAGATTATGGAGCTAGGCAATGATACGCGCACTATGCTGTTGGTGGTTGTTACATTGGTTGTAACAGTTACGTACCAAGCAGCTCTGAGCCCCCCGGGAGGAGTTTGGCAAGATAACTTCAATGCTGAAACTGGTACTGGTGCAAGTGAATCAGTAGTGAGCCAACCCTCACATCATGCGGGGAGGGTAATCATGAGCACAAGCAAATCATGTTTATTCTTCACTTTAAACACTCTAACCTTCTTTATGTGCAACATGACAATAATCTTCCTCCTGATCCCTGTTGGTTTTACTCGTATTTTGGTCATCGTACCTATTTGGGCCCTCACTTCCTGCTATTGTGCTTCAACTTATACCATTTTCCCTACAGTTTCCTCCTTTAATTATTTACTGCTGCTCCTTCAACTCATCCCATGTACTCTCCTTTTTTCTCGAATGAAAATTGGTAAGCGAGGCTAA